The genomic region TTGCCATGCTTGAtcttgtgctacttcttgataATTTTCTGGTTCAACAAAACTCATGTGACATCTAGCATATATCTCTTCTAGACTCCTTAGTTTTACAGGTGTTGAACTAGGAGTTGAGTTTTGACTCAGTGATTCACTTCTGCTAGTTGATGCACTGCTAGAACTCGAACTTGGTTAAGAACTCTGAGCAGTTTCAACCTGAGTCTCATTTGGACTTTCTTGCACATCACCATCATACACTTGATTCTAAAAAACAAGAGGCATTGCAGGTGTTTCAACTTGCTTGTATTCCCAATTCCAACACTGATCCTCATTGAATACAACACTTCTGGAGAGGATGATTTTCTTTGACTGCAGGTCATAAACTCTATACCCTTTTTCACAGCTTCCATACCCCATAAAAATACCTTTGCTAGCCTTTTCATCAAACTTTTTTCTTAGCTGTGAAGGTATGTGTGTATAGCATATGCATCCAAAACTTCTCAAATGTTTTATACTAGGTTTTCTACCTGTGAAAGCTTTAAATGGAGTGTTATCCTTCACTGAGATTGTAGGACATCTATTTTGCAAGTATACTGCAGTTCCAACTGCTTCAGCCCAAAAAACCACATGAATGTTCTTCTCAACCATCATTGACCTTGCCATTTCACCAatggttttatttcttttctcagCAACTCTATTTTGCTGAGGGGAGTATGCACTGTTAATTGCCTTTCCATTCCAGTGTTAGAACAGAAATTTAAGAATTCATGAGAGGTATATTCACCTCCTCTGTCACTTCTTAGCTTCTTAAGCTTGAAACCACTTTGTAGCTCCACAAAggctttaaattttttaaacacATTGAACACATCAGATTTGTTTTTGAGGAAATACACCCAACACATCCTAtagaaatcatcaatgaatgtgATGAACTACATGTTGCCACCAATGGAATCATTCTGCATTGGTCCATAGACATCAGTATGCACCAGTTCTAGTGGATGGCTTGCTCTCCATACTTTTTCTTTATCAAATGGTTCTCTGTGCATCTTCCCAGAAACACAACTCTCACAGATTTCCTTCATCTCAGATAGTTTAGGTAAACCAAGCACCATTTCTTCTCTTTGCATCCTTTTCAGATTGCTAAAGCTCAAATGACCAAATCTTTTATGCCAGATCATGGCTCTTCTCCGATTGAGGCTTTTCTAGCTACTGGATTTATAGATTCTAGGGACGATGGAAAACATCTATTCCCTGCCATAACTACCTTGGCTAATACATTCTCAAGGTTGCTGTCATCAAAGATTACATCCATGTTACCACCAAACAGAACATAatagccatgctccatcatttgaCCAACACTCAACTTTTCATCTAGTCCTGGAACCAACAGAACTTCATTGATATATCTCTTCCCATGCTTTGTATTCACTATCAGTGTTCCCTTGCCTGTTGCTTGAACCAAGTCACCAGTCCCTATTTTAACTTTACAAGTAACTGATATGTTAAGATTTAATAGTAGAGATTCTTGAGAGGTCATGTGGTTGCTGCAAGCACTATCCACAAACCACACAGATCTATCCTGAGCTATTGATGCAGAGTGACAAGCATAGAACATTGTACCAGTGGTCAAATCTTCCTCCTTTGCATAGTTAGCAACCTGTTTGTTATTGTCATAACCCTTTGCAATGTGGCCAAATCTGATACACTTGCCACATTTAGGTTTTCCCTTATACCTACAAATGCCAAAATGATATTTATCACAAGTTTGACATTGTGGCTTCATGGCACCTTGACTGCTACTTCCTTGTCTGCTTTGGAAAGTGTTTCTGTTGCCCCAATTTCCACCATTTTGGTTGTTCCAACTGGAGTTACTATTACCATTCCAATCGCTGCTTTGTGATCAATTTCTCCCTTTCTTGTTTTGTTACCATTTATGGTTCTGTTTACTCTGTGCACCTTTATAAGTTCCACTAGTGCTGCCATGAATACTACCTCCAATTTTTAGGCTACTAAATGCCTTCTCAGTACCAGTAACTTTGTCCCTCTCATCATGTGAGTCCTCCATTTTGTCATAGACTTTAACCGAGGCTAAGACTTCCTCAACCCTTATAACATCCAGATTTCTTGTCTCCTCTATTATAGACACTATGGACTTGTATCTTCTACTTAGACTCATTAATAGCTTCTGCACAATCCTTTTCTCAGGTACATCCTTACCTAGTGATTTCAGATTATTCACTATCTCAAAGAACCTAGCCAAGTAGTCATCTAAGGCTTCACTATCATGCATTCTCAGGATATTGAAACTCAGCTCTAATGGCTTGCAGTTTAACAGCTCTTACCTTTTTGTCTCCTTTGAACTCTCTTCTCAGAATTTCCCAAGCTCCTTTAGCAGTCTTCTCATTTCTGATGCGAGGGAAGAGCTCATCTGTTATAGCTCCTTGAATGAAACTCAGCGCCTTggcgttttttattttgttttctctgGAGATGGTGGGTGCTTCCATTGGAACTTGCTCAACCTCACTTTCTTCATCTCCAGAGCCTTCTTCCTTCTCGGGAATCTCCTGCGGTTGTACTCCGAGTTCTACCACATCCCATAGATCATGTGCTATGAGGATAGTTTCCATTTTGACAGCCCAAAAATCGTAGTTTGCACCATCAAACTATGGAGTTCGTAAATCTCCACTAGAAGAACTTGATCCCAACATTTCTTAGTGACTCTCAGTGAACCAATCAACAAAGGAACCACCTTTAaggttttctgggttttcttcGAAGCTAGATTTCACTCACAGTATCACGCCCTTCTTCAGAATCAAACCTAGAGCTCTAATACCATGTTGAAATGGTACCAGGCCATGGTcgattttgttttaaaaaaggTTTTAACTTTTAGAGAAAAAACTGGGATTCAAAGATGAAACGAAATGCAGGGAGGCCAGGGAGAGTGAAGCAAATTTCTCTTTGCATATTTCTTTTAACAAGAAAAAATCCTAGCATATAGAGGCTTGGATAGGTTTGATTTCAGAAACCAATCTCAGCCCTCTAGTGCATCAAGCGCTGGGATCCTTCCACTTGGAATGGATCCAGCAACACAGTACAATAGAGATGAGAATAAAACACAGCTGTTCATCTTTCCTAAAACAGAGGGCTAAACTAGCTGTTACAAAATTTAAGCCTAACGGCTACTACTAAACAAGGAAAgtcttttcatcttcttcttcatttgcaGGATTCAAACATCTGCAGGTTAAACTCAAATTAGTGAGAAGCTTAATTCTCAACAATACATTTGATCGAACATTCATGTCCCCAGGCACAGATGCATGTCTACAGATCCCGACTTTAGGGTTATGTGGTGCAAATTAGGGCAGGTTAGGCTTCCACTCTGAAGATTTAAAGTGATTTGAAGATAACCATCACAAATAATTCCTTTCAACAAGTAGATTTACATAATAGCAAACTAAATGTTAATCTTGGTGGCAAGAGAATCTATCTCCTTACCTCTGACAATTTTAACAATACAGGGACTTGCAGATATTACAGAGACCACAACTACACAAAAATAAGCTAAGTAGCAGCAGCGATGCGCAGCGAGATAATGCAGATGAAAACTGATACAGAAACGAGGGATGGCTTTGCCAATCAGGCCAGCCCGTCTTCAGTGGTGACGAGAGAAGGCGAAAGCGAATTGCGGGAATCATCATAGTCTTCTCCGAGTGGGGATCTCTCGACTCGGATGTCCTCAATCATCTTAGCTACTTCGGACATTGTAGGCCTCTTCTCAGGCTGAGGCACCACACAAGCCAATCCCACATGGAGCATTGCAACAAGCTCCTCCTCAATGTTCTTGTACCTCAGAAGTTCTTGATCAAACACCTCCCCGGTCCACTCCTCCTTCACCACAGACCTCACCCATTTCGGAAGGTCCACCGcgtcctcctcctcttccacaCGGGGATGGGCGGGAGAAGGGTACTGGGATGGAGCTCTCCCCGTTAGAACCTCCAGAAGCAAGACTCCGAAGCTGTACACGTCCGCCTTCTGAGATAGCCTCTTGACCTCCGCCTGCTCAGGAGCTCGGTATCCTCCCAATCTTGCAATGGCGTGAACCGGGTTGAGAAGCAGAGAGAGGCCGAAGTCGGAAATGCAAGCGACGCCATTCTTGTCAAGAAGGACATTGGAAGACTTGACATTGCCATGCGGTACTTTAGCAGAGCTGTATTCCGCATGAATCCTGGCAAGGCCACGAGCCGCACCCAACACCAAGCTGATCCTTGTAGTCCAATCCAATGGAATTCTACCCGGACCCCGATTCCCTTAATTACATCcaaataaatcatcaaaaatcaaacaaaatgcCAGATGTGCCCTAAACTGAACACTAAACTCTATTAATGACTAAAGTGGATTATATTACAGTAAATCGTATTAGACTCGAACTGCATTATAATGAATGAAATCTTATGTACTAGTTCAATTAGTAAATGAAACCGTAAGTAGTGGTCAAATTACGGACATGTTAAAGACTTCAAACTTacgcaagtggccctttaccatAGTGAAGATAAGGTGTTGAGCCCTTACATGACGGTGAAGATTAAAATTCTGTCAATAGctaatctataaaaaaaaaaagacttcaaGCTTACTTTTGTCTTCCACTCAAAACTCAAGGGGTCTTGAGTGCATGGATACGCAAATTGAGGTAAAGGGGTGTCAAAAAAGGCTTCGGTGTATTGCTAAAATAATCATTTTTAAGTATAACAAGTGTCTTATTGTTATGTCGTCAATATCTAATTGCAATTATTGGTGTCGATGTTTAATTTTGATGGGTTGAACTGTTGAGCATTGTAGCAAACGGGCTACGGTTGCAACAATATGCATGTTGATTTGAAAAAGCAATAGGAATAATATATTACCATGCAGAAGTGAGTGCAAGCTTCCATTAGGGAGATAATCATAGACAAGAAGCTTCTCTTCCTTGGCATAGTAATAAGCACTCAGCCTCACCACATTGGGATGCTTCACCTTTCCAATCACATCCATGTACTGCTCAAACTCCTTCCTCTCGCACGGGTTCGCGTCCTTGAGCCGCTTCACAGCCATGGTGCTCCCGTCGTCCAGCACCGCCTTGTACACCGTCCCTAGGCTTCCTTTCCCCAACATCTCCGCCGACGCCCGCAGCAAATCCTCCAGCTCAAACTGCTTCCTCCGGTCGAAAAATACCAGCTTGCTCCTGTCCGTTGCGTTTGTACCGTCACTGTCCCCGCCACCCCCGCTGTTCGCGTACACCTTCTTCTGATCGCCTCCGTAGCTGCTCCCGCTCCTTCTCTTACCGCTCTCGCTCCCGGCCATCGAACTCGAGCCGCCGCGGTCTCTCGCGCAGTAGTGGGCCACGATGAATGACACGACCACCAGCATGGCCACGCAATTCGCGATCACGATCGCAACGATTGCGCCGGGGCTCAGCCCCTTCCTCCGTTGCTTCTTGTTCGGCTCGTTTGGGCTCGTCGTCTGAGGCAATTGGCTTGGATTTGACGGCACCGTTTCGGATGAAGCCGCCGAGGGCGGATCGCGAGTGCCGGTGAATGAACAAGCCGGCAAGGGGCTCGGCCCGCATAGCCCTTCATTcccggaaaagctttcatcgcCGAACTTCTTCAACAGACCCTCCGGCAGCCTTCCGTACAATTCGTTGTTGGTGAAATTGAGCTCCTTGAGGTCGGCAAGGGAGGCGGAGAGGTCGGGGACTTCGCCGGAGAGGGCGTTGTTCTGGAGGCGGAGCGTTAGGAGCCTGGTCAGGTGGGTGAGATTGTCTGGAACGGGTCCCCGGAGGTTGTTGTCGGAGAGGTCAAGGCGGAGGAGTCGCCGGAGGGAGGAGATCTCCGACGGAATTTCGCCGGAGAGGTCGTTGCCTGCGAGGTAGAGGAGCTTGAGCTTGGTGCAGTTGACGAGAGGAGAAACGGTGCCATTGAGGCGGTTGTTGTGGAGGTCGAGGAGGCGGAGCTGGTCGAGAGAAGCGAGGGAGTCGAGTGGGCCCCGGAGGTTGAGGGAAGGGAGGAAGAGAGCGACTACGCGGTCTTTATTGGTGGAGCATCGGACTCCAGC from Pyrus communis chromosome 9, drPyrComm1.1, whole genome shotgun sequence harbors:
- the LOC137745992 gene encoding leucine-rich repeat receptor-like protein kinase PXC1, which encodes MKKNKPFAFLTLSLLLLASAHSSFSSPPPNDTWALDQFRLQTDSHGYLRSNWTGSDACTPGWAGVRCSTNKDRVVALFLPSLNLRGPLDSLASLDQLRLLDLHNNRLNGTVSPLVNCTKLKLLYLAGNDLSGEIPSEISSLRRLLRLDLSDNNLRGPVPDNLTHLTRLLTLRLQNNALSGEVPDLSASLADLKELNFTNNELYGRLPEGLLKKFGDESFSGNEGLCGPSPLPACSFTGTRDPPSAASSETVPSNPSQLPQTTSPNEPNKKQRRKGLSPGAIVAIVIANCVAMLVVVSFIVAHYCARDRGGSSSMAGSESGKRRSGSSYGGDQKKVYANSGGGGDSDGTNATDRSKLVFFDRRKQFELEDLLRASAEMLGKGSLGTVYKAVLDDGSTMAVKRLKDANPCERKEFEQYMDVIGKVKHPNVVRLSAYYYAKEEKLLVYDYLPNGSLHSLLHGNRGPGRIPLDWTTRISLVLGAARGLARIHAEYSSAKVPHGNVKSSNVLLDKNGVACISDFGLSLLLNPVHAIARLGGYRAPEQAEVKRLSQKADVYSFGVLLLEVLTGRAPSQYPSPAHPRVEEEEDAVDLPKWVRSVVKEEWTGEVFDQELLRYKNIEEELVAMLHVGLACVVPQPEKRPTMSEVAKMIEDIRVERSPLGEDYDDSRNSLSPSLVTTEDGLA